Proteins from one Diorhabda carinulata isolate Delta chromosome 10, icDioCari1.1, whole genome shotgun sequence genomic window:
- the LOC130899083 gene encoding EF-hand domain-containing protein D2 homolog isoform X2, with amino-acid sequence MLKTFRKTCVCVCIRSCMLLRLIATPGRIRFNTNKDGYLSIDELKRMMEVLGAPQTHLGLKAMIKEVDEDGDGRLSFHEFMLVFRKARAGELEEDSGLAQLAKLTEIDVEKVGVNGAKEFFEAKIVELAKKSKFEDEIRLEQEERKRLEEEKANRRQQFLEKAAVFKY; translated from the exons atgctgaaaacaTTTCGAAAgacgtgtgtgtgtgtgtgtataagATCGTGCATGCTTCTACGACTGATTGCGACGCCTGGCAGAATCAG GTTTAACACAAACAAAGACGGTTACCTGAGTATAGATGAGCTGAAACGTATGATGGAAGTCTTGGGAGCTCCACAAACACATTTAGGACTGAAAGCGATGATTAAGGAAGTAGATGAAGATGGAGATGGTCGTTTATCCTTCCACGAGTTCATGCTAGTATTTCGCAAAGCTCGGGCAGGAGAACTCGAAGAAGACTCTGGTTTAGCACAGTTAGCTAAACTTACGGAAATCGATGTTGAAAAAGTCGGCGTTAATGGTGCCAAAGAATTCTTTGAAGCTAAA attgTCGAACTGGCGAAAAAGAGTAAATTTGAAGACGAAATTCGCTTAGAACAGGAAGAAAGAAAGCGCCTCGAAGAAGAGAAAGCTAATAGAAGACAACAGTTCTTAGAAAAAGCTGCAGTTTTTAAATATTGA
- the LOC130899082 gene encoding ero1-like protein, producing MVMNSVYRVIISTLVLNQCIAYFNVDNHDECFCQLSGNIDECTCNIDTVDHFNNVKIYPRLKSLLLKDYFRLYKVNLKRPCPFWLDDSRCAMKDCHVKPCPPEEIPEGLKEDMQPKVVHVDPQPKRKYSKMVNEDCATHHNDLDYLNKTISEKLQKDLQMWEAHDDALDNFCDIDDDDENAEYVDLLLNPERYTGYAGPSAHRVWKSIYLENCFRPKKSFNFNPYIQSNKLNELCLEERVFYRSISGLHASINTHLSAIYLLSKNNGFVLGKDEEKWGPNLEEFLKRFSPETTNGEGPNWLRNLYFIYLVELRALAKAAPYLENEEYYTGNDSNDWDTQMAMKDLLHIIRSFPDHFDETSMFRNSEQADKLKYEFKQHFRNITRIMDCVGCDKCRLWGKLQTQGLGTALKILFSGKFDGITQFETLDSHNKKEFQLQRNEIVSLVNAFGRLSNSLYKLDDFRQMMRERM from the exons atggtGATGAATAGTGTATATAGAGTAATTATTAGTACTTTAGTGTTGAATCAGTGCATAGCATACTTCAATGTTGATAATCATGATGAATGTTTTTGTCAATTATCCGGTAACATTGATGAATGTACATGTAACATTGATACAGTGGATCattttaataatgttaaaatCTACCCCAGGCTGAAAAGTTTACTTCTAAAAGACTATTTCAGATTGTATAAG gtgAATTTAAAAAGGCCATGTCCATTTTGGTTAGACGATAGTAGATGTGCAATGAAAGACTGCCATGTGAAACCTTGCCCACCTGAGGAGATTCCTGAAGGACTCAAAGAAGATATGCAACCAAAAGTAGTACATGTAG atcCCCAAcccaaaagaaaatattcaaaaatggtAAATGAAGACTGCGCAACACATCACAACGATTTGGATTATTTGAATAAGACCATTtctgaaaaactacaaaaagaCTTGCAAATGTGGGAGGCACATGATGATGCTCTAGACAACTTTTGTGatattgatgatgatgatgaaaatgcTGAATATGTGGATTTACTACTTAATCCGGAGAGGTATACAGG ATATGCTGGACCCTCGGCTCATAGAGTATGGAAAAGTATTTATCTTGAAAACTGTTTCAGGCCGaagaaatcatttaattttaatccATACATCCAGAGCAACAAATTAAATGAACTTTGTTTAgaag aacGAGTCTTCTATAGATCAATTTCCGGTCTGCACGCCAGCATCAACACTCATTTGTCTGCtatttatttgttatcaaaaaaCAACGGGTTTGTTCTCGGAAAAGATGAGGAAAAGTGGGGACCAAATCTGGAAGAATTCCTAAAAAGGTTTTCTCCTGAAACTACCAACGGAGAAGGTCCAAATTGGTTGAgaaacttatattttatttatttagttgaatTAAGAGCGCTTGCCAAAGCAGCACCCTATTTAGAAAACGAAGAATATTATACTG GTAATGATTCCAATGACTGGGATACACAAATGGCTATGAAAGATCTTCTGCATATCATCAGATCATTTCCGGATCACTTCGATGAAACATCTATGTTTAGAAATAGCGAACAAGCAGATAAACTCAAATACGAATTTAAACAACACTTTAGGAATATAACAAGAATCATGGACTGCGTGGGATGCGACAAATGTCGTTTATGGGGAAAGCTCCAAACTCAAGGTCTGGGTACAGCTTTAAAAATACTCTTCAGTGGAAAATTTGATGGTATAACGCAATTTGAAACATTAGATTCAcacaacaaaaaagaatttcaatTGCAAAGGAATGAAATTGTATCATTAGTTAATGCGTTTGGTAGATTGTCAAATAGCCTGTACAAATTAGACGATTTTAGACAAATGATGAGAGAGCGCATGTGA